A stretch of the Sphingosinithalassobacter tenebrarum genome encodes the following:
- a CDS encoding aldose 1-epimerase family protein, which produces MIEIASPDLAATLNPQGGELWSLRDAQGRELMTDADPAFWTGHAPLLFPIVGRLSGDRYRLGERDYAMKQHGFARRQAFELVSHAPDSAVFRLTDNEETRAQYPFAFALEAAYRLDGPVLHIDISIANRGEDEMPASFGFHPAFAWPLPYGQAREDHKLTFDMAEPARLSPLREGLAMPPSLPSPLDGRILPLSDALFENDALVWESIASRGLRYGADAGPALEIGFGDASKLGVWTKPGARFVCIEPWHGIADPVGYDGDFRDKPGMMRFAPGETRRFAMQVALRRAQGSKRR; this is translated from the coding sequence TTGATCGAAATCGCCTCACCCGATCTTGCCGCCACGCTTAATCCGCAGGGCGGCGAGCTCTGGTCGCTGCGCGACGCGCAGGGGCGCGAGTTGATGACCGATGCCGATCCGGCGTTCTGGACCGGGCATGCGCCGCTGCTGTTTCCGATCGTCGGGCGGCTCAGCGGCGACCGCTATCGGCTGGGCGAGCGCGACTATGCGATGAAGCAGCATGGCTTTGCGCGGCGGCAGGCGTTCGAGCTGGTATCGCATGCGCCCGACAGCGCCGTGTTTCGCCTGACCGACAATGAGGAGACGCGCGCGCAATATCCCTTCGCCTTCGCGCTGGAGGCGGCCTATCGCCTCGACGGGCCGGTGCTGCATATCGATATCAGCATCGCCAATCGCGGCGAGGATGAGATGCCCGCGAGCTTCGGCTTTCATCCCGCCTTCGCATGGCCGCTACCCTATGGGCAGGCGCGCGAGGACCACAAGCTGACCTTCGACATGGCCGAACCCGCGCGGCTCAGCCCGCTGCGCGAGGGGCTGGCGATGCCGCCGTCGCTGCCGTCGCCGCTCGACGGACGCATCCTGCCGCTGTCGGACGCCTTGTTCGAAAACGACGCACTGGTCTGGGAATCGATCGCGAGCCGCGGGCTGCGCTACGGCGCGGACGCCGGCCCGGCGCTCGAAATCGGGTTTGGCGATGCGTCGAAACTGGGCGTGTGGACCAAGCCGGGTGCGCGCTTCGTATGTATCGAGCCGTGGCACGGCATTGCCGATCCCGTCGGCTATGACGGCGACTTTCGCGACAAGCCGGGGATGATGCGGTTCGCCCCCGGCGAGACGCGCCGTTTCGCCATGCAAGTCGCGCTGCGCCGGGCGCAGGGTTCGAAGCGGAGGTAG
- a CDS encoding spinster family MFS transporter gives MNASGAAIKRPNSGLVLAMLLLVYTFNFLDRQILGILAQPIIDDLQLTDSQFGMLAGVAFALLYSILGVPLALLADRTSRSTVIAASLAIWSGFTALCGTATGFVQLFFYRLGVGVGEAGGVAPSYALIADYFPPEKRARALAIYSLGIPVGLAGGTLLGAYIAAAVDWRMAFLVMGVAGILVAPVFKYIVRDLPRPADEERNAAPLGAVFPILLRKRSFWLISFGAGFSSLCGYGLAAWVPTVLIRSFGFDLVTTGQFMGSLLLIGGTIGVFSGGVLADKLGKRDKSWYLRLPAIAWAITIPTFALGLLSPNPWIAWPLLLIPNGLNILWLGPITTAVQHLVPRHMRATASASFLLINNLIGLGLGPTLIGFISTGLSASYGTESLRYAAVGCLGFYVIATALALLAARTLKRDWVD, from the coding sequence ATGAACGCATCCGGCGCGGCCATCAAACGGCCGAACAGCGGACTGGTGCTGGCGATGCTGCTGCTCGTCTACACCTTCAATTTTCTCGACCGGCAGATATTGGGCATCCTCGCCCAGCCGATCATCGACGATCTCCAGCTTACCGATTCGCAGTTCGGCATGCTCGCGGGCGTCGCCTTCGCCTTGCTCTATTCGATCCTCGGCGTGCCGCTTGCGCTGCTTGCCGACCGCACCAGCCGCAGCACGGTGATTGCCGCGTCGCTGGCGATCTGGAGCGGCTTCACCGCGCTGTGCGGCACCGCCACCGGTTTCGTGCAGCTCTTCTTCTACCGGCTCGGCGTCGGTGTCGGCGAAGCGGGCGGCGTCGCGCCGTCCTATGCGCTGATCGCCGATTATTTCCCGCCCGAAAAGCGTGCCCGCGCGCTCGCCATCTATTCGCTCGGCATTCCGGTGGGCCTGGCCGGCGGCACGCTGCTCGGCGCCTATATCGCCGCCGCCGTCGACTGGCGGATGGCGTTCCTCGTGATGGGTGTGGCGGGCATTCTCGTCGCGCCGGTGTTCAAATATATCGTCCGCGATCTTCCCCGCCCCGCCGACGAGGAGCGCAACGCCGCCCCGCTCGGCGCGGTCTTTCCGATTCTGTTGCGAAAGCGCAGCTTCTGGCTGATCTCGTTCGGCGCGGGGTTCAGCTCGCTGTGCGGCTACGGCCTCGCCGCCTGGGTGCCGACGGTGCTGATCCGCAGCTTCGGCTTCGATCTCGTCACCACCGGCCAGTTCATGGGCTCGCTGCTGCTGATCGGCGGCACGATCGGCGTGTTTTCGGGCGGCGTGCTGGCGGACAAGCTGGGGAAGCGCGACAAGAGCTGGTATCTGCGGCTGCCCGCCATCGCCTGGGCCATCACCATCCCCACTTTCGCGCTGGGGCTGCTTTCGCCCAATCCGTGGATCGCCTGGCCGCTGCTGCTCATTCCCAACGGGCTGAACATCCTCTGGCTCGGCCCGATCACCACTGCCGTGCAGCATCTCGTCCCCCGCCATATGCGCGCGACCGCTTCGGCAAGCTTCCTGCTGATCAACAATCTGATCGGGCTGGGACTGGGGCCGACGCTGATCGGCTTCATCTCGACCGGGCTGAGCGCGAGCTACGGCACCGAATCGCTGCGCTATGCCGCGGTCGGCTGTCTCGGCTTCTATGTGATCGCGACCGCGCTGGCGCTGCTCGCCGCGCGCACGCTCAAGCGCGACTGGGTCGACTGA
- a CDS encoding RcnB family protein, translated as MNRFFGAALIAAIAIPAVSVPSVASAQARGTYERHDDRHDRRDYRQDRRDDRRDARRDRREDRRDARWDRRDDRRDRAHRWAENDWRHYRNANRAYFARGHWNAPFRYTRFRAGVRIAPAYYGTRFVIADPWRYHLPPLRAGYLRYVRHYDDVLVIDMRRGVVVRVYNNFYW; from the coding sequence ATGAACAGGTTTTTCGGTGCGGCACTGATCGCCGCAATCGCCATTCCGGCCGTTTCGGTGCCGAGCGTCGCGAGTGCCCAGGCGCGCGGCACGTATGAACGACATGACGATCGCCATGACCGCCGCGACTATCGCCAGGACCGTCGCGACGATCGGCGCGACGCCCGCCGCGATCGCCGGGAGGACCGGCGCGATGCCCGCTGGGATCGCCGCGACGATCGCCGCGACCGCGCCCATCGCTGGGCGGAGAATGACTGGCGGCATTATCGCAACGCCAACCGCGCCTATTTCGCGCGTGGCCACTGGAATGCGCCGTTCCGCTATACGCGCTTTCGCGCCGGCGTGCGGATCGCGCCCGCTTATTACGGCACGCGCTTCGTGATTGCCGATCCGTGGCGCTATCACCTGCCGCCGCTGCGCGCGGGCTATCTGCGCTATGTGCGCCATTATGACGATGTGCTGGTGATCGACATGCGTCGCGGCGTCGTCGTGCGGGTGTACAACAACTTCTACTGGTAA
- a CDS encoding ubiquinol-cytochrome C chaperone family protein, producing MTLLKRLLRRDRSEAAELYAAIVARGRQPHWYAAGAVPDTIDGRFDMIAAILSLVLLRLETQPESAALNTALAERFVDDMDPQLRQIGIGDLVVGKHVGRMMSMLGGRLGAFRDGLAAGDIDTALRRNLYRGEAPADAALAHVRDSLLAFHAGLAATPMDVLAKGDLPE from the coding sequence ATGACATTGCTGAAACGGCTGCTGCGCCGCGACCGCAGCGAGGCGGCCGAACTCTATGCCGCGATCGTCGCGCGCGGGCGCCAGCCGCACTGGTATGCAGCGGGCGCGGTGCCCGATACGATCGACGGGCGGTTCGACATGATCGCCGCGATTCTGTCGCTCGTGCTGCTGCGGCTGGAAACGCAGCCCGAATCGGCCGCGCTCAACACCGCGCTCGCCGAGCGCTTCGTCGACGATATGGACCCGCAATTGCGTCAGATCGGGATCGGCGACCTGGTGGTCGGCAAACATGTCGGCCGGATGATGAGCATGCTCGGCGGGCGGCTCGGCGCCTTTCGCGACGGGCTGGCCGCGGGCGATATCGATACTGCGCTGCGCCGCAATCTCTATCGCGGCGAAGCGCCCGCCGACGCCGCGCTTGCCCATGTCCGCGATTCGCTGCTCGCCTTCCATGCCGGACTGGCGGCGACGCCGATGGACGTGCTGGCGAAAGGCGACCTGCCCGAATGA
- a CDS encoding TetR/AcrR family transcriptional regulator: MATGRGAQATSPKGAAVTATAAEDAASAGKAPRTARGRRTLRAILDAAAEEFGEKGFHEGSVSGITRRAGVALGSFYTYFDSKDEVFRALVRDMSAQVRDHVTPAIRAAGHQIEAERAGLESFIAFVRDHKEIYRIIDEAEFVDPESFNLHYDSTAERIRARLAAAADRGEVRADVGEVHAWAIMGMNVFLGLRYGVRDDDAVPGDVADAVAAMLARGIGVPDSE; the protein is encoded by the coding sequence ATGGCGACGGGGCGTGGCGCGCAAGCCACATCGCCGAAGGGAGCGGCGGTTACGGCCACTGCCGCCGAGGATGCAGCGAGTGCCGGAAAGGCGCCGCGCACCGCACGCGGCCGCCGTACGCTGCGCGCGATTCTGGACGCCGCCGCCGAGGAGTTCGGCGAAAAGGGATTTCACGAAGGGTCGGTCAGCGGGATCACGCGCCGCGCGGGCGTCGCGCTGGGCAGTTTCTACACCTATTTCGATTCGAAGGACGAAGTCTTCCGCGCGCTGGTGCGCGACATGTCAGCGCAGGTGCGCGACCATGTGACGCCCGCCATCCGCGCCGCCGGACACCAGATCGAGGCCGAGCGCGCGGGGCTCGAATCCTTCATCGCCTTCGTGCGCGATCACAAGGAAATCTATCGCATCATCGACGAAGCCGAGTTCGTCGATCCCGAAAGCTTCAACCTTCATTACGACAGTACCGCCGAACGTATCCGCGCGCGCCTTGCCGCGGCGGCGGATCGCGGCGAGGTCCGCGCCGATGTCGGCGAGGTCCATGCCTGGGCGATCATGGGAATGAACGTGTTTCTCGGCCTGCGGTACGGCGTGCGCGACGACGATGCGGTGCCGGGCGACGTCGCCGATGCCGTCGCGGCGATGCTGGCACGCGGGATCGGCGTTCCCGACAGCGAATAG
- a CDS encoding outer membrane protein assembly factor BamE, with the protein MSVSFPRFPVVLLAVAALASACSPVRGRQGYVVDPDLVNAIQPGVDNRDSVMQTLGHPTLSGEFTNDTWYYISRKTRNLAFNNPQPESQSTIIVRFEPDGTVQSINRTDESQIASIEPYGKTTPTLGRNDGFFEDLFGNIGTVGAPGTTGGTSGP; encoded by the coding sequence ATGTCGGTGTCTTTTCCGCGTTTCCCTGTCGTCCTGTTGGCGGTGGCCGCGCTCGCTTCGGCCTGTTCGCCGGTCCGGGGGCGGCAGGGCTATGTCGTCGATCCCGATCTGGTGAATGCGATTCAGCCGGGCGTGGATAATCGCGACTCGGTGATGCAGACGCTCGGCCATCCGACGCTGAGCGGCGAATTCACCAATGACACCTGGTATTATATCTCGCGCAAGACGCGGAACCTGGCGTTCAACAATCCGCAGCCCGAAAGCCAGTCGACGATCATCGTCCGCTTCGAGCCGGACGGCACGGTCCAGTCGATCAACCGCACCGACGAATCGCAGATCGCGTCGATCGAGCCCTATGGCAAGACGACACCGACGCTGGGCCGCAACGACGGTTTCTTCGAGGATCTGTTCGGCAATATCGGCACGGTCGGCGCGCCGGGCACCACCGGCGGCACCAGCGGACCCTAG
- a CDS encoding peptide chain release factor 3 yields MTQTPDRRTFAIISHPDAGKTTLTEKLLLFGGAIHLAGEVKARGQARRARSDWMKIEQQRGISVTSSVMTFERDGITFNLLDTPGHEDFSEDTYRTLTAVDSAVMVIDVAKGIESQTRKLFEVCRLRSVPIITFVNKCDREGREVFETLDEIADLLALDVTPMTWPVGMGGQFEGIYDLRTNKLLLPEGPSREFQGKVVQTSGLDDPQLDAIISPENLAKLREDAELALAGYAEFDGEAYRNGDLTPVFFGSALKEFGVDALIGALAEHAPPPHALPAEPEPVEPTRNEVTGFVFKVQANMDPNHRDRIAFMRLCSGTFKRGMKLTPTGHGKPIAIHSPIMFFAQQRELADEAFPGDIIGIPNHGTLRVGDTLSEKADVRFTGLPNFAPEILRRVALKDPTKTKQLRKALDDMAEEGVTQVFYPEIGSNWIIGVVGQLQLDVLLSRLEAEYKVAAALEPAPFDTARWISGDAAALKNFTEINRGAMAKDRDGNPVFLAKSAWEVGYVAERYPDVKFAATRER; encoded by the coding sequence ATGACACAGACTCCCGATCGCCGCACCTTCGCGATCATTTCCCACCCCGACGCGGGCAAGACGACGCTCACCGAAAAGCTGCTGCTGTTCGGCGGCGCGATTCACCTGGCCGGCGAAGTGAAGGCGCGCGGCCAGGCGCGGCGCGCGCGCTCCGACTGGATGAAGATCGAGCAGCAGCGCGGGATTTCCGTCACCAGCTCGGTGATGACCTTCGAACGCGACGGGATCACCTTCAACCTGCTCGACACGCCGGGCCATGAGGATTTTTCCGAAGACACCTATCGCACGCTGACCGCGGTCGATTCGGCAGTGATGGTGATCGACGTCGCCAAGGGCATCGAAAGCCAGACGCGCAAGCTGTTCGAGGTGTGCCGGCTGCGCAGCGTCCCGATCATCACCTTCGTCAACAAATGCGACCGCGAAGGGCGCGAGGTGTTCGAAACGCTCGACGAGATCGCCGATCTGCTCGCGCTCGACGTGACGCCGATGACCTGGCCGGTCGGCATGGGCGGCCAGTTCGAGGGGATTTACGACCTGCGGACGAACAAGCTGCTGCTGCCCGAAGGGCCGAGCCGCGAGTTCCAGGGAAAGGTGGTGCAGACCAGCGGGCTCGACGATCCGCAGCTCGACGCGATCATCTCGCCCGAAAATCTCGCCAAGCTGCGCGAAGATGCCGAGCTGGCGCTGGCGGGCTATGCCGAATTCGACGGCGAGGCCTATCGCAACGGCGACCTGACGCCGGTATTCTTCGGCTCCGCGCTCAAGGAATTCGGCGTCGACGCGCTGATCGGCGCGCTTGCCGAACATGCGCCACCGCCGCACGCGCTGCCCGCCGAGCCCGAGCCGGTCGAGCCGACCCGAAACGAAGTCACCGGCTTCGTCTTCAAGGTGCAGGCGAACATGGACCCCAATCACCGCGACCGCATCGCGTTCATGCGGCTCTGTTCGGGGACGTTCAAGCGCGGCATGAAGCTGACGCCGACGGGGCATGGCAAGCCGATCGCGATCCATTCGCCGATCATGTTCTTCGCCCAGCAGCGCGAGCTGGCGGACGAGGCGTTTCCCGGCGACATCATCGGCATTCCCAATCACGGGACGCTGCGCGTCGGCGACACGCTGAGCGAGAAGGCGGATGTGCGCTTTACCGGGCTGCCCAATTTCGCGCCCGAAATCCTGCGCCGCGTCGCGCTCAAGGATCCGACCAAGACCAAGCAGCTGCGCAAGGCACTGGACGACATGGCCGAAGAAGGCGTGACGCAGGTCTTCTATCCCGAAATTGGGTCGAACTGGATCATCGGGGTGGTCGGTCAGCTTCAGCTCGACGTGCTGCTCTCGCGGCTCGAAGCGGAATATAAGGTCGCCGCCGCGCTCGAACCCGCGCCGTTCGATACCGCGCGCTGGATTTCGGGCGACGCCGCCGCGCTCAAGAATTTCACCGAGATCAACCGCGGGGCGATGGCCAAGGATCGCGACGGCAATCCGGTGTTCCTCGCCAAGTCCGCCTGGGAAGTGGGGTATGTCGCCGAGCGCTATCCCGATGTGAAATTCGCCGCGACGCGCGAGCGGTAG
- a CDS encoding nitrate- and nitrite sensing domain-containing protein gives MAAFLAAGQVKMHVDERADGAMLVENSMIATQMSDLVHELQRERGLSAGHVASRGARFASALGEQRKRTDGAREALARSVDAAGGAATLPSSTEIAQLLKATGEVSRLRGTIDGFAVTVPELAGLFTEMIEDGLDGIEGLATHGTARNDASARATFITLQQIKESAGLERAMGAQGFGAGAFPMPVYRTFVGLIAQQKAGFHDLERHASEADAAAVAKLRQSGVFGDLRELRDAAHRSIATGSAPQGLAGRWWAASTARIDALKTLEDRIGEAMRARAQQRYDAALRGLIISVVALAMLLAVVAAAGLFIAWSIVRPLHQIKATMSRMTEGDLTERDDLPSGRNELAEVGDSVRAFRTNLRDTREEVARQEALRKQQEADIVAGVGAGLDALAEGDLTRTVDASLEGPLAALPRNYNNAVAQLRDLMGSVMTRSLQVRSGTSEIAEASEDLARRTERNAATIEQTSAALATIDQRLRQSAQAASETATSTDSAIATVADGRAVAGRANDAMARVSASAKAIDAVIEGLDKIAFQTRVLAMNAAVEAGRAGEAGRGFAVVADLVSALAMRAEEEAQAAREQLTATQIDIGDAVAAVEHVDTALAAITDGVGAVQGLVTALAEDNRAQSTTISEITIAIGTLDQSTQQNAAMVEQSSAAARGINDELNVLTGDIARFRLPPAVAAVARSSGDAAVSLAA, from the coding sequence GTGGCTGCATTTCTTGCGGCAGGCCAGGTCAAGATGCACGTCGATGAGCGCGCCGATGGTGCGATGCTGGTCGAGAACAGCATGATCGCCACCCAAATGAGCGATCTGGTCCACGAACTGCAGCGCGAACGCGGGCTGTCGGCGGGGCATGTCGCCAGCAGGGGCGCGAGGTTCGCGAGCGCGCTTGGCGAGCAGCGCAAGCGCACCGACGGCGCGCGCGAGGCACTGGCGCGCAGCGTCGACGCTGCGGGCGGTGCCGCCACGCTTCCGAGCAGCACGGAAATCGCGCAGTTGCTCAAGGCAACCGGCGAGGTTTCGCGCCTGCGCGGTACAATCGACGGATTTGCGGTCACCGTGCCCGAACTTGCGGGGCTGTTCACCGAAATGATCGAGGATGGCCTGGACGGCATCGAGGGGCTCGCCACGCACGGCACGGCGCGTAACGACGCCAGCGCGCGTGCCACCTTCATCACGCTGCAGCAAATCAAGGAGTCCGCGGGTCTCGAGCGGGCGATGGGAGCGCAGGGCTTCGGTGCGGGGGCGTTCCCCATGCCGGTCTACCGTACCTTTGTCGGCCTGATCGCGCAGCAGAAGGCTGGCTTCCACGATCTTGAACGTCATGCGTCGGAGGCCGACGCCGCGGCGGTCGCGAAGCTGCGCCAGAGCGGAGTCTTCGGCGATCTGCGTGAACTTCGCGACGCCGCGCATCGCAGCATCGCCACCGGCTCGGCGCCGCAAGGCCTCGCCGGCCGCTGGTGGGCCGCGTCCACGGCGCGGATCGATGCGCTCAAGACGCTGGAGGACCGGATCGGCGAGGCGATGCGCGCCCGCGCGCAGCAACGCTATGATGCGGCGCTGCGCGGGCTGATCATCTCGGTGGTGGCGCTGGCGATGCTGCTCGCCGTGGTTGCGGCTGCGGGGTTGTTCATCGCCTGGAGTATCGTCCGCCCGCTGCACCAGATCAAAGCGACCATGAGCCGGATGACCGAGGGCGACCTCACCGAACGCGACGACTTGCCCTCGGGCCGCAACGAACTCGCGGAAGTCGGCGACAGCGTTCGCGCCTTCCGCACCAACCTGCGCGATACCCGCGAGGAAGTCGCGCGGCAGGAAGCGCTGCGCAAGCAGCAGGAGGCCGATATCGTCGCGGGCGTCGGCGCGGGGCTCGACGCGCTGGCCGAGGGCGACCTCACCCGAACCGTCGATGCCAGTCTCGAAGGGCCGCTGGCGGCGCTTCCGCGCAATTACAACAATGCGGTGGCGCAGCTGCGCGACTTGATGGGATCGGTCATGACGCGATCGCTGCAGGTCCGCTCGGGAACGAGCGAGATCGCCGAAGCATCGGAGGATCTGGCGCGGCGGACGGAGCGCAACGCGGCGACGATCGAGCAGACCTCGGCGGCGCTGGCGACGATCGACCAGCGGCTGCGGCAGAGCGCGCAGGCGGCGAGCGAGACCGCCACCAGCACCGACAGCGCGATCGCCACCGTGGCCGACGGCCGCGCGGTTGCGGGGCGCGCCAACGATGCGATGGCACGGGTTTCGGCGAGCGCCAAGGCGATCGACGCGGTGATCGAAGGACTCGACAAAATCGCATTCCAGACGCGCGTTCTGGCGATGAACGCCGCGGTTGAGGCGGGGCGGGCCGGCGAAGCCGGGCGCGGTTTCGCGGTGGTCGCCGATCTCGTCTCGGCGCTGGCGATGCGTGCCGAGGAGGAAGCGCAGGCCGCGCGCGAGCAGCTTACCGCGACTCAGATCGACATCGGCGATGCGGTCGCGGCAGTCGAGCATGTCGACACTGCGCTCGCCGCGATCACCGACGGCGTCGGCGCCGTGCAGGGGCTGGTGACGGCGCTTGCCGAGGATAATCGCGCGCAATCTACGACGATCAGCGAAATCACCATCGCGATCGGCACGCTCGATCAATCGACGCAGCAGAACGCCGCGATGGTCGAGCAGAGCTCGGCCGCCGCGCGCGGGATCAACGATGAACTCAATGTGCTTACCGGCGACATCGCGCGCTTCCGGCTTCCCCCGGCCGTTGCGGCGGTTGCGCGGAGCAGCGGGGATGCGGCCGTGTCTCTGGCCGCGTGA
- a CDS encoding YceD family protein: MTTPEFSRPCRLDRIGAGESTETVEATPEERAALARRFGLAALDRLTAEFQVRRQDEGVAARGHLRASLAQRCVVTGDPVPATIEERFDLRFLPAPEDGDPDAEIELSEDECDTMFFTGAAIDLGEAAAETMALALDPYPRSEGAAEALKEAGVLSEEEAGPFGALAELKDKLSGKK; encoded by the coding sequence ATGACGACCCCCGAATTTTCTCGGCCTTGCCGGCTCGATCGCATCGGCGCCGGCGAATCGACCGAAACCGTCGAAGCGACGCCCGAAGAGCGCGCCGCGCTGGCGCGACGGTTCGGGCTGGCCGCGCTCGATCGGCTCACCGCCGAATTCCAGGTCCGCCGCCAGGACGAAGGCGTCGCCGCGCGCGGCCATCTGCGCGCCAGCCTGGCCCAGCGCTGCGTCGTCACCGGCGATCCGGTGCCCGCCACGATCGAGGAACGGTTCGACCTGCGCTTCCTGCCCGCACCCGAAGACGGCGATCCCGACGCGGAAATCGAATTGTCCGAAGACGAATGCGACACGATGTTCTTCACCGGCGCGGCAATCGATCTGGGCGAAGCGGCGGCCGAAACGATGGCGCTCGCGCTCGATCCCTATCCGCGCAGCGAAGGCGCGGCAGAGGCACTGAAGGAAGCCGGGGTGCTGAGCGAGGAAGAGGCCGGGCCGTTCGGCGCGCTGGCGGAGCTGAAGGACAAGCTGTCGGGCAAGAAATAA
- a CDS encoding TonB-dependent receptor — MSRMIPSARSILLAGATVAALGAAPAFAQDVTTQDDAATTPIAQEIAGDEIVVTARRREESLIDVPISLSVVSGDLLAEQGAPDITALQDRTPNLTLQIARGSNSTMIAFSRGVGQQDPLWGFEPGVALYIDDVYVARPQNAILDIFDVERVEVLRGPQGTLYGRNTIGGAIKYVTKKLGNEFHATARASYGSFDQIDLVGTITAPITDTLSVGGAFAWYQRDGYGENLTSGVDQYDKDVMAGRVSVEWQPTYNVFVRVAADRTLDKSNPRHGYRMEGNGGLPAYEPLDSVYDTRAGAGDDNRVMSQGVSATAEIDLSSELTFKTVTAWRNGNTDTIIDFDNTPDPILDVPAYYEDRQFTQELQLLYSGERLQGVFGLYYLNSRASGAFDTVAGAFGLTILTAGTVDTKSYAAFGDFSYDLTDQLSISVGGRYTKDDKTGSVYRQNFAGIRSPRFGNSAAVPGLLRTDYTNDRSFEQFTPRVSLSYQPREALNFYASYGKGFKSGGFDMRGDAILTPTTVNGYEPETIDSYEIGMKGAFLDNTLFFNLAGFYSEYKDQQVTIQSPAAGGGIASFVDNAGRAEIYGFEAEARMVPSRHFSANLVVGYTHADYKEFFTYIAGGTTPVDVSDQRVFQNTPKWTANASATWSEDLAGGTIAFTPAISMRSDISMFEYASPLDQDSYFLVDASLNWTSADDRYRIGVAARNLTDERYRVGGYYFPGAAYGNSIIGYYGPPRTVTGTIEFRY; from the coding sequence ATGTCACGCATGATTCCGTCTGCCCGCTCGATTCTGCTCGCGGGTGCCACTGTTGCCGCACTGGGCGCCGCGCCCGCTTTCGCGCAGGACGTCACGACACAGGACGATGCGGCCACGACGCCGATCGCGCAGGAAATTGCCGGCGACGAAATCGTCGTCACCGCGCGCCGCCGCGAGGAAAGCCTGATCGACGTGCCGATTTCGCTGTCGGTCGTGTCGGGCGACCTGCTCGCCGAGCAGGGCGCGCCGGACATCACCGCGCTGCAGGATCGCACACCGAACCTGACGCTGCAGATCGCGCGCGGTTCGAATTCGACGATGATCGCCTTCAGCCGCGGCGTCGGCCAGCAGGACCCGCTGTGGGGCTTCGAACCCGGCGTGGCGCTGTATATCGACGATGTCTATGTCGCGCGTCCGCAGAACGCGATCCTCGACATTTTCGACGTCGAGCGCGTCGAAGTGCTGCGCGGTCCGCAGGGCACGCTCTACGGTCGCAACACGATCGGCGGCGCGATCAAGTACGTCACCAAGAAGCTGGGCAACGAATTCCACGCCACCGCGCGCGCTTCCTATGGCAGCTTCGACCAGATCGACCTGGTCGGCACGATCACCGCCCCGATCACCGATACACTGTCGGTCGGCGGCGCCTTCGCCTGGTATCAGCGCGACGGCTATGGCGAGAACCTGACGTCGGGCGTCGATCAGTATGACAAGGATGTCATGGCCGGCCGCGTCTCGGTCGAATGGCAGCCGACCTACAATGTCTTCGTTCGCGTCGCCGCCGATCGCACGCTCGACAAGTCGAATCCGCGCCACGGCTATCGCATGGAAGGCAATGGCGGCCTGCCCGCCTATGAGCCGCTCGACAGCGTCTATGACACGCGCGCGGGCGCGGGCGACGACAACCGGGTGATGAGCCAGGGCGTTTCCGCGACCGCCGAGATCGACCTGTCGAGCGAGCTGACCTTCAAGACGGTCACTGCATGGCGCAACGGCAACACCGACACGATCATCGATTTCGACAATACCCCCGATCCGATCCTCGACGTTCCGGCCTATTACGAGGATCGCCAGTTCACGCAGGAGCTGCAGCTTCTCTACAGCGGCGAACGACTGCAGGGCGTGTTCGGTCTCTATTACCTCAATTCGCGCGCATCGGGTGCGTTCGATACGGTGGCGGGCGCCTTCGGCCTCACCATCCTCACCGCGGGTACGGTCGATACCAAGAGCTATGCCGCGTTCGGCGACTTCAGCTACGACCTGACCGATCAGCTCTCGATCTCGGTCGGCGGCCGCTATACCAAGGACGACAAGACCGGATCGGTCTATCGCCAGAATTTCGCCGGCATCCGCAGCCCGCGCTTCGGCAACTCCGCCGCGGTTCCGGGACTGCTGCGCACCGATTACACCAATGACCGCAGCTTCGAGCAGTTCACGCCGCGCGTCTCGCTGAGCTATCAGCCGCGCGAGGCGCTCAACTTCTATGCGAGCTACGGCAAGGGCTTCAAATCGGGCGGGTTCGACATGCGCGGCGACGCGATCCTGACGCCGACCACGGTGAACGGATACGAACCCGAAACCATCGATTCCTACGAAATCGGCATGAAGGGCGCGTTCCTCGACAACACGCTCTTCTTCAATCTCGCCGGCTTCTATTCGGAATATAAGGACCAGCAGGTCACCATCCAGTCGCCCGCGGCGGGCGGCGGCATCGCCAGCTTCGTCGACAATGCCGGCCGCGCCGAAATCTACGGCTTCGAAGCCGAGGCGCGGATGGTCCCCTCGCGCCACTTCTCGGCGAACCTTGTCGTCGGCTACACCCATGCCGACTACAAGGAGTTCTTCACCTATATCGCGGGCGGCACCACGCCGGTCGACGTGTCCGATCAGCGCGTGTTCCAGAACACGCCGAAATGGACGGCGAACGCATCGGCCACCTGGTCGGAAGATCTGGCGGGCGGCACCATCGCCTTCACCCCGGCCATTTCGATGCGCAGCGACATTTCGATGTTCGAATATGCTTCGCCGCTCGATCAGGACAGCTACTTCCTCGTCGACGCCAGCCTCAACTGGACGAGCGCCGACGATCGCTACCGGATCGGCGTCGCCGCGCGGAACCTGACCGACGAACGCTATCGCGTCGGCGGCTATTATTTCCCGGGTGCGGCCTATGGCAATTCGATCATCGGCTATTACGGGCCGCCGCGCACCGTGACCGGCACGATCGAGTTCCGCTACTGA